In Arvicanthis niloticus isolate mArvNil1 chromosome 4, mArvNil1.pat.X, whole genome shotgun sequence, a single window of DNA contains:
- the Kprp gene encoding keratinocyte proline-rich protein, protein MCDQQPIQCCAPIPQCCVKGSSFGPSQFSYANNQVLVEAPCEMQILECAAPCPVQVSQTPCQSSTTEVKGQAPCKTTKVKCQTPCQSKTTQVKCQPKVTEIKCQAPCQTQVSCVQCQAPCQPQVSYVQVPQAPQTCYVECAPVYYTETRYVEYPVSTYVPAPALQPGYTYVECPTVGQGQGQGQGSFSTQYQYQGSYGSCTPQSQSRGSYSSCGPQRQSQASYSYCEPQFQSGPSYTNCGPQRQSQASYGSCTSQLQSGASYSNCSSQRRSGASFRTCAPQCQAQGTYGGFTAQRRSQSTSRCLPPRRLQPSYRSCSPPRHSEPCYSSYLPSRCSSGSYNYCTPPRRSEPIYGSHCPPRGRPSGCSQRCGPKCRIEISSPCCPRQVPPQRCPVQIPPIRGRSQSCPRQPSWGVSCPDLRPRAEPHPFPRSCRPQHLDRSPESSWQRCPVPAPRPYPRPMPCPSPEPRPRPRPVPCPSPEPRPRPRPVPCPNPEPCPRPRPVPCPSPEPSPCPRPEPCPSPEPRPCPPSRRFSEPCLYPEPCSVPQPEPHPAPRPMPRPRPVHCENPDPRPQPSSRSQPCPHPQPMPRPVPCSSPESCGQPIRCPSPCSGSNPAPYRQEAGCHESNPCRLDTEGPRCGSYSFSQRQESNGSCESGDVFSGSHCLSGCGDQGNTYGGRNCGAYGGAKGAYF, encoded by the coding sequence ATGTGTGACCAGCAACCCATTCAGTGTTGTGCGCCAATACCTCAGTGCTGTGTCAAGGGTTCCTCCTTTGGTCCCTCACAGTTTTCCTATGCCAACAACCAGGTGCTGGTGGAAGCTCCATGTGAGATGCAAATTCTGGAATGTGCTGCACCATGCCCAGTTCAAGTTTCTCAGACTCCGTGCCAGTCCAGTACCACTGAAGTGAAGGGCCAGGCTCCATGTAAGACCACCAAAGTTAAATGCCAGACCCCGTGCCAGTCAAAGACCACCCAAGTGAAATGCCAGCCTAAGGTCACTGAGATAAAGTGCCAGGCACCCTGCCAGACGCAGGTTTCCTGTGTTCAATGCCAGGCTCCATGCCAACCTCAGGTTTCCTACGTGCAAGTCCCACAGGCtcctcagacttgctatgtagagtGTGCTCCAGTGTATTATACAGAAACTCGTTATGTGGAATATCCGGTTTCAACCTACGTACCTGCTCCAGCTCTGCAGCCTGGCTACACTTATGTAGAATGTCCCACAgtgggccagggccagggccagggccagggaaGTTTCTCCACTCAGTACCAGTATCAGGGCTCCTATGGTAGCTGCACTCCTCAATCACAGTCACGAGGTTCTTACAGCAGCTGTGGTCCACAGCGTCAGTCTCAGGCTTCCTACAGTTACTGTGAGCCCCAATTTCAGTCGGGGCCTTCCTACACCAACTGTGGCCCCCAACGCCAGTCACAGGCTTCCTATGGTAGCTGCACCTCCCAACTCCAGTCTGGAGCATCCTACAGCAACTGCTCCTCCCAGCGCCGGTCTGGGGCTTCCTTTAGGACCTGCGCACCTCAATGCCAGGCCCAGGGCACCTATGGTGGCTTCACTGCACAGCGACGGTCTCAGAGCACCAGTCGATGCCTCCCTCCTCGTCGGCTCCAGCCTTCTTATCGAAGCTGCTCTCCACCAAGACATTCTGAGCCCTGTTATAGCAGCTACCTGCCGTCCCGATGCTCTTCAGGCTCCTACAACTATTGCACTCCACCCCGCCGCTCAGAGCCCATCTATGGCAGTCATTGTCCTCCTCGGGGCCGCCCTTCAGGCTGTTCTCAAAGATGTGGACCTAAATGCAGGATAGAGATTTCCTCCCCTTGCTGCCCAAGGCAGGTTCCCCCTCAGAGGTGTCCTGTCCAGATTCCTCCTATCAGAGGAAGATCCCAGAGCTGTCCTCGGCAACCTTCTTGGGGTGTCTCCTGCCCAGACCTGAGGCCACGCGCAGAACCGCACCCATTCCCAAGGTCTTGTAGGCCACAGCATCTTGACCGGTCTCCAGAATCATCATGGCAGCGATGCCCAGTTCCTGCACCACGTCCATATCCACGTCCAATGCCATGCCCAAGTCCAGAACCCCGCCCACGCCCTCGTCCAGTGCCATGCCCAAGTCCAGAACCTCGCCCACGCCCTCGTCCAGTGCCATGCCCAAATCCAGAACCTTGCCCACGCCCTCGTCCAGTGCCATGCCCAAGTCCAGAACCCAGTCCATGTCCTCGTCCAGAGCCATGCCCAAGTCCAGAACCTCGCCCATGTCCTCCATCGCGGCGATTTTCAGAACCCTGTCTGTATCCAGAACCATGCTCAGTTCCTCAACCAGAGCCACATCCAGCACCACGCCCGATGCCACGTCCGCGCCCAGTTCACTGTGAGAATCCAGATCCACGTCCACAGCCCAGTTCTCGTTCACAACCTTGTCCACATCCACAGCCAATGCCACGTCCAGTGCCTTGCTCCAGCCCAGAGTCCTGTGGGCAACCCATTCGTTGTCCCAGTCCCTGCTCAGGTTCCAATCCCGCTCCTTACCGCCAAGAAGCAGGCTGTCATGAATCTAACCCATGTCGCCTGGATACTGAAGGCCCAAGATGTGGCTCATACAGCTTCAGCCAACGGCAAGAGAGTAATGGCAGCTGTGAATCTGGTGATGTCTTTTCAGGATCACACTGTCTAAGTGGTTGTGGAGACCAAGGAAACACCTATGGTGGGAGGAACTGTGGAGCTTATGGTGGAGCAAAGGGAGCctacttttaa